Proteins encoded in a region of the Triticum dicoccoides isolate Atlit2015 ecotype Zavitan chromosome 3A, WEW_v2.0, whole genome shotgun sequence genome:
- the LOC119273261 gene encoding uncharacterized protein LOC119273261, with protein sequence MRRGEDAVLAGGFSYVAYTMGWREGGRPDGDHLEEEDEDVEVVVGCEGKEKKIPGLPLAPRAALPFPRPRQCRLAVPARVPRRCGGAAVALARASDGAVNWSRPDAPAVEEVVWPDGVDFVAGDGALAFGTGVRDMDIVGPFELVVSDGAGGGLAELQLPSVSCLRRS encoded by the exons ATGAGGAGAGGAGAGGACGCGGTATTGGCTGGTGGTTTCTCGTACGTAGCGTACACGATGGGATGGAGGGAAGGTGGGAGACCCGATGGAGACcacctagaagaagaagacgaggacGTGGAGGTGGTGGTTGGGTGCGAGGG GAAGGAAAAGAAAATCCCAGGCCTGCCTCTTGCTCCTCGCGCTGCTCTTCCCTTCCCCCGCCCCCGCCAGTGCCGCCTCGCTGTCCCCGCTCGAGTTCCGCGCCGGTGCGGGGGCGCCGCGGTCGCGCTGGCACGGGCCTCTGACGGGGCCGTCAACTGGAGCCGCCCCGACGCCCCCGCGGTGGAGGAGGTGGTCTGGCCCGACGGGGTCGACTTCGTCGCCGGCGATGGCGCCCTGGCGTTCGGCACCGGCGTCAGGGACATGGACATAGTAGGCCCGTTCGAGCTGGTGGTCTCCGATGGCGCTGGCGGGGGCCTCGCAGAGCTCCAGCTGCCGTCG GTGTCCTGTCTCCGGCGTTCTTGA
- the LOC119273631 gene encoding rho GTPase-activating protein 2-like, with the protein MDIGGGSGGGGEEEELDRAAGAGSSQPQRMKIGWPTDVRHVAHVTFDRFHGFRGVPAELQPEPALAKAPSASKTAFGVSTESMQCAHDARGNSVPTILLLLQRRLYEQGGLKTEGIFRVAADGAQEQRVRDQLDLAASVPEDADVHCLAGLIKAWFRELPGGLLDALPEEEVARCATEDAAARLIGKLPAAKAALLDWAVQLMADVASEEARNRMGTRNVAMVFAPNMTEEVDPLTALKYAVQVMNFLNLLIERALRQRQQDQKKKQPK; encoded by the exons ATGGAcatcggcggcggcagcggcggcggtggcgaggaggaggagctggACCGGGCCGCCGGCGCCGGCAGCAGCCAGCCGCAGCGGATGAAGATCGGCTGGCCCACCGACGTGCGCCACGTCGCGCACGTCACCTTCGACCGCTTCCACGGCTTCCGCGGCGTCCCCGCCGAGCTCcagcccgagcccgccctcgccaAGGCCCCCAGCGCCAG CAAGACGGCGTTCGGCGTGTCGACGGAGTCGATGCAGTGCGCGCACGACGCGCGGGGGAACAGCGTGCCCACCATCCTGCTCCTCCTGCAGCGCCGCCTGTACGAGCAGGGCGGGCTCAAGACGGAGGGCATCTTCCGCGTGGCCGCCGACGGCGCGCAGGAGCAGCGCGTCCGGGACCAGCTCGACCTCGCCGCCTCCGTGCCGGAGGACGCCGACGTGCACTGCCTCGCGGGGCTCATCAAGGCCTGGTTCAGGGAGCTGCCGGGCGGCCTGCTGGACGCgctgccggaggaggaggtggcgcgCTGCGCCACGGAGGACGCGGCGGCCAGGTTGATCGGTAAGCTGCCGGCGGCCAAGGCGGCGCTGCTCGACTGGGCGGTGCAgctcatggcggacgtggcgagcgaggaGGCGCGGAACCGGATGGGCACGCGCAACGTCGCCATGGTCTTCGCGCCCAACATGACGGAG GAGGTGGATCCTCTGACGGCGCTCAAGTACGCGGTGCAGGTGATGAACTTCCTGAACCTGCTCATCGAGCGGGCGCTCCGACAAAGGCAGCAAGACCAGAAGAAGAAGCAACCTAAATAG